The Fimbriimonas ginsengisoli Gsoil 348 genome window below encodes:
- a CDS encoding zinc-dependent alcohol dehydrogenase, translated as MEKLEEALSTPPTGTMRALVLEEPGRMSLQQIEIPHPGPGEVLVKVEAATTCGTDLKAFLRGHPQIPMPGVLGHEYSGIVAAVGEGASFAVGDPVMGVHSAPCQECYWCQRDQENLCESIMSTKVLGSYAEYLLVPARIAQLNLFPKPDSISFEKACLLEPLSCVAQGVELLKVREDSRVLVIGPGAIGLMFVGALRLSGAREITLAGRNDARLAEGKKLGAQTCKVDAIPGSYDIVIECTGQVEVWEKSIDYVRRGGTLMLFGGCPGGTRASFDTKKVHYDQITILSPFHFGTKAVRQAREWLLNPLLDLSGIISGERFLEEGKQVFEDLQNGAGLKYVFKPQVPGLRRS; from the coding sequence TTGGAGAAACTAGAGGAAGCCCTTTCGACGCCGCCGACCGGCACCATGCGAGCCCTCGTCCTGGAAGAGCCGGGGCGGATGTCGCTCCAACAAATCGAGATTCCACATCCGGGTCCCGGCGAAGTGCTGGTGAAAGTCGAAGCCGCCACAACCTGCGGAACCGACCTGAAGGCATTTCTACGGGGGCATCCCCAGATTCCGATGCCGGGCGTGCTTGGCCACGAATACAGCGGAATCGTCGCGGCGGTCGGCGAGGGGGCTTCGTTCGCCGTCGGCGATCCGGTAATGGGAGTCCACTCGGCGCCATGCCAGGAATGCTATTGGTGCCAACGCGACCAGGAAAACCTATGCGAGAGCATCATGAGCACCAAGGTGCTCGGCTCGTACGCCGAGTATTTGCTGGTTCCGGCGCGGATTGCCCAGCTCAACCTTTTTCCAAAGCCGGATTCGATCAGCTTCGAGAAGGCGTGCCTTCTCGAGCCTCTCTCTTGCGTCGCCCAAGGTGTCGAGCTATTAAAAGTACGCGAAGATAGCCGGGTGCTTGTGATCGGCCCCGGCGCGATCGGGCTTATGTTCGTGGGCGCCTTGCGGTTGTCCGGCGCTCGCGAAATCACTTTGGCGGGGCGAAACGACGCCCGACTGGCCGAAGGGAAGAAGCTAGGGGCTCAGACCTGCAAGGTGGACGCGATTCCGGGTTCGTACGACATCGTCATCGAGTGCACCGGCCAGGTCGAGGTGTGGGAGAAAAGTATCGATTACGTCCGCCGGGGCGGGACGCTGATGCTGTTCGGTGGCTGCCCCGGCGGCACCCGGGCCAGTTTCGACACCAAGAAGGTCCACTACGACCAGATCACGATTCTGAGTCCGTTCCACTTCGGAACGAAAGCGGTGCGTCAAGCGCGAGAATGGCTCCTAAACCCGCTCCTCGACCTGAGCGGGATCATCTCGGGGGAACGGTTCTTAGAGGAAGGAAAGCAGGTGTTCGAGGATCTGCAGAACGGCGCCGGGTTGAAGTACGTGTTCAAACCGCAAGTTCCGGGCCTTAGGCGTTCATGA
- a CDS encoding REP-associated tyrosine transposase, giving the protein MKVARYIGNGEVAIVDEAIPSCPEGGLLVRTEACGLCSGELMSWYMDRKVPHVLGHEVSGVVIESQDERFPVGSRVFPHHHAPCLQCELCRQGLYVHCPHWKRTKLAPGGMADFFAVDAENLTDTLRTDDLRPVDAALIEPLACVVKSIRRGTGFQPMGITTVPGVDKVAPSTQAADELVVRQGANLPHWTRPGATYSVTFRLADAVPRHVREEWRLERERLAAMADRLTERELWNRKHLHAERVQSYLNEGHGSSILRDHRAAGLVQEGLKHFDGERYRLYAWCVMPNHVHAIVEPLPGYELAEILHSWKSFTARQVNKLLGRTGDVWQSESYDHLIRDAEDYQHALDYVLYNPAKAGLLNYQFVGETVHRWRGGAGRGEHARDGRDTHGLEARATAAVIGLGVMGLMHCLLLPGSVGYDLSPGRIEWATRQGIDARLPDDAEPADVIFVCPGSQAAFDFAMRIANPGATIVMFAPLGPGEALAVPQEAYFRDITIRHSYSCGPEDTREAAEAIRDGKLKAEQVVSEFIGMDELPRAYGRMKRGEILKPMIVWDDSAK; this is encoded by the coding sequence ATGAAGGTTGCCAGATACATCGGGAATGGCGAGGTCGCAATCGTGGACGAGGCGATCCCCTCCTGCCCTGAAGGGGGCCTCCTCGTTCGAACGGAGGCATGCGGCCTCTGCTCCGGCGAGCTCATGTCGTGGTACATGGACCGCAAGGTGCCGCACGTTCTGGGGCACGAGGTGTCGGGGGTGGTCATTGAATCGCAAGACGAGCGGTTTCCGGTCGGTTCGCGGGTGTTTCCTCACCACCACGCCCCCTGCCTGCAATGCGAGCTCTGCCGACAGGGCCTGTACGTCCATTGCCCCCACTGGAAGCGAACCAAGCTTGCCCCGGGTGGCATGGCCGATTTCTTCGCAGTGGATGCGGAAAACCTAACCGACACCCTCCGCACCGACGACCTCCGACCCGTCGACGCCGCCCTCATCGAGCCGTTAGCCTGCGTGGTGAAGAGCATCCGCCGTGGCACTGGCTTCCAGCCAATGGGTATCACGACCGTCCCGGGCGTGGACAAAGTAGCGCCGAGCACCCAAGCCGCGGACGAGTTGGTAGTTCGGCAAGGCGCCAACCTTCCTCACTGGACAAGGCCGGGAGCGACATACTCCGTCACGTTCCGGTTGGCCGACGCAGTACCACGGCATGTCCGCGAGGAGTGGAGGTTGGAACGCGAACGCCTCGCAGCCATGGCAGATCGCCTCACCGAACGGGAACTCTGGAATCGAAAGCACCTCCATGCGGAGCGAGTGCAAAGTTATCTTAACGAAGGGCACGGATCCTCCATCCTACGTGACCACCGAGCAGCCGGCTTGGTCCAAGAGGGGCTGAAACACTTCGATGGCGAACGGTACCGCCTTTACGCCTGGTGCGTGATGCCGAACCACGTTCATGCGATCGTCGAGCCTTTGCCGGGGTACGAGTTGGCGGAGATACTTCACTCCTGGAAGTCATTTACTGCGAGGCAAGTGAACAAGCTTCTTGGACGCACTGGGGATGTATGGCAATCGGAATCGTACGACCACTTAATTCGCGATGCCGAGGATTACCAACACGCCCTCGACTACGTCCTTTATAATCCCGCCAAGGCAGGGCTGCTGAACTATCAGTTCGTCGGCGAGACGGTGCACCGCTGGCGCGGGGGAGCGGGCAGGGGGGAGCACGCCCGGGACGGTCGTGATACACACGGGCTGGAAGCCCGTGCCACGGCGGCGGTGATTGGGCTTGGGGTGATGGGGCTGATGCATTGTCTGCTTTTGCCTGGCTCCGTGGGATACGACCTTAGCCCAGGACGGATCGAGTGGGCAACGAGGCAAGGTATTGACGCTCGACTACCGGACGACGCCGAACCGGCGGACGTAATCTTCGTCTGTCCCGGCAGCCAAGCCGCGTTCGACTTTGCGATGCGAATCGCCAATCCGGGGGCGACGATCGTCATGTTCGCTCCGCTTGGACCAGGGGAGGCATTGGCGGTTCCGCAGGAGGCTTATTTCCGGGACATTACGATCAGACACTCGTACTCGTGCGGGCCGGAGGACACTCGGGAGGCGGCCGAGGCGATACGCGATGGAAAACTCAAAGCCGAGCAGGTCGTCAGCGAGTTCATCGGAATGGACGAGCTGCCAAGGGCGTATGGGAGGATGAAGAGGGGCGAAATCTTAAAGCCGATGATCGTTTGGGACGATTCGGCAAAGTGA
- a CDS encoding glycoside hydrolase family 31 protein, protein MYFNKYPHRSNFSFVETFDPETGVVTAGVRVFATEVDSHEGDIYHVRVSNPDVWPETCGLSELDVPAPCARQRLKANDDFQLSLLGRDAKPLITGEFGVSGDASMFVFELGGDARFYGMGEKYFGKMELSGYRTKFWNTDVWGDFHFAQWGEHPSDPPYFSLPYLVAKIGDEYVGFLLHNSHPTFIETPGSDESRVFVEWQRTSERLILGSEGGEPNLWVIYGPSLAEVTRKLQKLIGTTPVPPAWSLGYHQSRWGYGGHADLMRLDEGFAKHKIPCDGLWLDLDYMDGFRIFQTNEANFPDGVSTTAETLAKHDRHIVPIIDPGVKKESGYRVYDDGHAQRVFCQNAEGGEYVGLVWPGETVFPDFTLPRVSDWWAGYIQEFAESGFGACWIDMNDPSTGPVDPNGMRFADGKLPHEAHHNDYSLGMQRATFDGFRRARPHERPFILSRSGFIGSSRYAAIWTGDNLANRFYLKSSIPTSVNLSISGQPFNGADLGGFGGDVTDELMLDWTKAHFLFPFLRNHANRGTRDKEPFAFPEPVMAVIRRYIRLRYKLFPYLYNLFVQQEEQGDPILRPLFYEFDGVGLDKIDDQFMVGPSILQAPFVEEGVKKRTVTLPGLEPWYDAANGDWIEPGERTAKAGRESTPLYLRAGAIVPMQPGTPVDNTKELRDVNLHLFMPPAWSGESELEYVADDGISYAYTSGARSRLKVRVVSVDGNLAIATDQTQDGFGLIAPTFVIHGDPKSVRLNGSEVVLEKNKVTLAGKPLAVVVVRA, encoded by the coding sequence ATGTACTTCAACAAATATCCCCACCGCTCCAACTTCTCGTTCGTCGAGACGTTCGATCCAGAAACCGGGGTGGTGACGGCAGGGGTTCGCGTCTTCGCTACCGAAGTCGATTCCCATGAAGGGGATATCTATCATGTGCGCGTCTCGAATCCCGATGTGTGGCCCGAGACCTGCGGCCTTTCCGAGCTCGATGTTCCCGCCCCATGCGCGCGACAACGGCTGAAGGCAAACGACGATTTTCAGCTGAGCCTCCTTGGCCGCGACGCCAAACCGCTCATCACCGGAGAGTTCGGAGTCAGCGGCGATGCGTCGATGTTCGTCTTCGAGCTTGGCGGCGACGCCCGCTTCTACGGGATGGGCGAGAAGTATTTCGGCAAGATGGAGCTCTCCGGCTACCGGACCAAGTTCTGGAACACCGACGTCTGGGGGGACTTCCATTTCGCGCAGTGGGGAGAACATCCGAGCGACCCGCCGTACTTCTCGCTCCCTTATCTCGTCGCCAAAATCGGCGACGAGTACGTCGGGTTTCTTCTTCATAATTCCCACCCCACGTTCATCGAGACCCCCGGCTCGGATGAGAGTCGCGTCTTCGTGGAGTGGCAGCGGACATCGGAACGGCTGATCTTGGGGAGCGAAGGAGGCGAGCCGAATCTTTGGGTGATCTATGGCCCGAGCTTGGCCGAGGTAACCCGCAAGCTGCAGAAGCTGATCGGAACCACCCCGGTTCCCCCCGCTTGGTCGCTCGGCTACCACCAATCGCGCTGGGGCTACGGCGGGCACGCTGACCTGATGCGGCTCGACGAAGGTTTCGCCAAGCACAAGATCCCGTGCGACGGCCTCTGGCTGGACCTCGACTACATGGATGGGTTCCGAATCTTCCAGACCAACGAGGCCAATTTCCCGGACGGCGTCTCCACCACCGCCGAGACGCTCGCGAAACATGACCGTCATATCGTGCCGATCATCGATCCCGGCGTGAAGAAGGAGTCGGGCTACCGCGTCTACGACGACGGCCACGCGCAAAGAGTGTTCTGCCAAAACGCCGAGGGCGGAGAGTACGTCGGCTTGGTCTGGCCGGGCGAGACCGTGTTTCCCGACTTCACCCTCCCCCGGGTCTCCGATTGGTGGGCCGGCTACATTCAGGAGTTCGCGGAAAGCGGCTTCGGCGCCTGCTGGATCGACATGAACGACCCGTCCACCGGACCGGTCGACCCGAATGGAATGCGGTTCGCCGACGGCAAGCTGCCTCACGAAGCGCACCACAACGACTACTCGCTCGGCATGCAGCGAGCCACCTTCGATGGATTCCGCCGGGCGCGGCCGCACGAGCGGCCGTTTATCCTCTCCCGCTCCGGTTTCATCGGCAGCAGCCGCTACGCCGCCATCTGGACCGGCGACAACCTGGCCAACCGGTTCTATCTGAAGTCGTCGATTCCGACGTCCGTGAATCTGTCGATCTCGGGTCAGCCGTTTAACGGGGCGGACTTGGGCGGGTTCGGCGGCGACGTGACCGACGAATTGATGCTGGACTGGACGAAGGCCCACTTCCTCTTCCCGTTTCTTCGAAATCACGCGAACCGCGGGACGCGCGACAAAGAGCCGTTCGCCTTCCCGGAACCGGTCATGGCGGTGATTCGCCGTTACATCCGGCTCCGATACAAGCTTTTTCCGTACCTGTACAACCTGTTCGTCCAACAGGAGGAGCAGGGCGATCCGATTTTGCGGCCGTTGTTCTACGAATTCGACGGAGTTGGCTTGGACAAGATCGACGACCAGTTTATGGTCGGCCCTTCGATCCTTCAGGCCCCGTTCGTGGAGGAAGGGGTGAAGAAGCGGACCGTGACGCTGCCTGGGTTGGAGCCTTGGTACGACGCCGCGAACGGCGACTGGATCGAGCCGGGCGAGCGGACGGCGAAGGCCGGCCGCGAGTCGACCCCGCTCTACCTTCGCGCCGGTGCGATCGTTCCAATGCAGCCTGGAACCCCCGTCGATAACACCAAGGAGCTTCGCGACGTGAACCTCCACCTCTTCATGCCCCCGGCATGGTCTGGTGAGTCGGAGCTGGAATACGTGGCCGACGACGGGATCTCCTACGCCTACACCAGCGGCGCGCGAAGCCGCCTAAAGGTTCGAGTCGTTTCCGTCGACGGAAACCTCGCGATCGCGACTGACCAAACCCAAGACGGCTTCGGCCTCATCGCCCCCACCTTCGTCATCCACGGCGACCCCAAATCGGTCCGCCTGAACGGGTCCGAGGTCGTTCTAGAAAAAAACAAAGTCACCCTCGCCGGCAAACCGCTCGCCGTGGTTGTGGTCCGTGCGTAG
- a CDS encoding type II toxin-antitoxin system RatA family toxin, whose product MPTVETTVWINAPLAKVYAIAKNSEAYPEYMKDVKSVTPVERDETRFVADWVGIVPTFGLKVRWRQEEIWDDTTHSSRFRQIEGDYDQLEGTWSFREENGGTRFDQHLDYEYNVPTLGPLVKKVILSVVQKNLENINEAFRLKAEA is encoded by the coding sequence ATGCCGACCGTCGAAACCACCGTTTGGATCAACGCCCCGCTCGCCAAAGTTTATGCGATTGCGAAGAATAGCGAGGCATATCCCGAATATATGAAAGACGTGAAATCGGTGACTCCCGTCGAGCGCGACGAGACCCGATTCGTCGCCGATTGGGTCGGCATCGTCCCTACTTTCGGGCTCAAGGTCCGGTGGCGGCAGGAAGAGATTTGGGACGATACGACCCATTCCTCCCGTTTCCGGCAGATCGAGGGAGACTACGATCAGCTCGAGGGAACCTGGTCGTTCCGCGAGGAGAACGGCGGCACCCGCTTCGATCAGCACCTCGACTACGAGTACAACGTTCCAACGCTGGGCCCGCTCGTCAAGAAGGTCATCCTCTCGGTCGTTCAGAAGAACCTGGAGAACATCAACGAAGCGTTCCGCCTGAAAGCGGAAGCGTAA
- a CDS encoding polyprenyl synthetase family protein, whose amino-acid sequence MYDVIWTAHGVVIPLSGGEYVIGRSNQLIDWSSLVCEAKTQKGTDDRHNDASYQRVHPGNGKIALVGFPLQLKAHAERVDARLRELLPPEDRVPSELHEAMRYACLAPGKRLRPALAMASAEAIGQDPGLALDAGCAIEMTHAFSLVHDDLPAIDNDELRRGMPTCWKRFGEAVALLAGDALFALAFDTLGRLSIEPNRIVAAVLSLTTASGSSGLVAGETVDILSEGKPIEPDTLAMIHALKTGALIAASCEIGVIVSGGSASEAAALRAYGEDVGLAFQIADDVLNETSTAEQLGKAAGSDRARQKATYPALYGLDESRRRAREAAERGIGRLANLPNRQYLEELARFSVERLS is encoded by the coding sequence ATGTACGACGTTATATGGACTGCGCACGGCGTAGTCATCCCGCTCAGCGGGGGAGAGTACGTCATAGGGAGGAGCAACCAGCTTATCGATTGGTCCAGCCTCGTCTGCGAAGCGAAGACCCAAAAAGGGACGGACGACCGCCATAACGACGCATCTTACCAGCGAGTTCACCCCGGCAACGGTAAAATCGCTCTCGTGGGGTTCCCGCTGCAACTTAAGGCCCACGCGGAACGCGTGGACGCCCGACTGCGAGAGCTCCTGCCCCCTGAAGATAGGGTGCCGAGCGAATTGCACGAGGCGATGCGCTACGCGTGTTTAGCACCTGGAAAGCGCCTTCGGCCGGCGCTGGCGATGGCTTCGGCCGAGGCGATCGGGCAAGATCCAGGCCTTGCGCTCGACGCCGGGTGCGCCATCGAGATGACGCACGCCTTCTCGCTGGTCCACGACGATCTGCCCGCCATCGACAACGACGAGTTGCGCCGAGGGATGCCGACCTGCTGGAAACGGTTTGGCGAGGCCGTCGCCCTGCTCGCCGGGGACGCGCTCTTCGCATTGGCGTTCGATACCCTCGGCCGCCTGTCGATCGAGCCGAACCGGATTGTGGCGGCGGTTCTCTCGCTAACGACTGCATCGGGTTCTTCAGGCTTGGTAGCGGGTGAGACGGTCGACATCCTCTCGGAAGGAAAACCGATCGAACCCGACACCTTGGCGATGATCCATGCGCTGAAGACAGGCGCGCTGATCGCCGCAAGTTGCGAGATCGGCGTCATCGTCAGTGGGGGATCGGCCTCCGAGGCGGCGGCGTTAAGGGCGTACGGCGAGGACGTCGGACTGGCGTTCCAGATCGCCGACGACGTGTTGAACGAGACGTCGACGGCCGAGCAGCTTGGCAAGGCGGCGGGGAGCGACCGCGCACGACAAAAGGCGACCTATCCCGCACTATATGGGCTGGACGAATCCCGCCGGAGGGCTCGCGAAGCGGCCGAGCGCGGAATCGGCCGACTTGCAAACCTCCCCAATCGGCAGTACCTCGAAGAGCTGGCGCGGTTCTCGGTCGAGAGACTTAGCTGA
- a CDS encoding LamB/YcsF family protein: MRVSQIVGKRTIDLNVDIGEGFPHDAELLRFASSANVCCGVHAGSRDLTLSTIELCRKHRVRLGIHPGYPDRPTMGRAPMQAGQERPYLKSLFEQVTWFLENERPDYLKPHGAFYNDTAVVLPHDWKTQRKRAPTTSEYESGGVYLSQFPGLQSLLMLLRIHKLPLMGLEKTAHKAVADRARQPFIREGFADRQYRRDGTLMPRSEPGAVLVDPGQVREQVLQLASNVDSICLHGDTPDCLPFAELVYRTLLDGGYGVGA, encoded by the coding sequence TTGAGGGTTTCCCAGATCGTCGGCAAGCGAACCATCGACCTCAACGTCGATATCGGCGAAGGTTTTCCGCACGACGCCGAACTCCTCCGTTTCGCCTCCAGCGCCAATGTCTGCTGCGGCGTCCACGCCGGATCGCGTGACTTGACGCTTTCTACCATCGAGCTGTGCCGAAAACATCGGGTGCGGCTCGGGATCCATCCGGGCTACCCCGACCGGCCGACGATGGGGCGAGCGCCGATGCAGGCGGGGCAGGAACGCCCTTACCTAAAGTCTCTTTTCGAGCAGGTGACCTGGTTCCTCGAGAACGAGCGACCGGATTATCTGAAGCCGCATGGGGCGTTTTACAACGACACCGCAGTGGTTTTGCCTCACGACTGGAAGACCCAGCGCAAACGTGCGCCCACCACGAGCGAGTACGAGAGTGGTGGGGTTTACCTTTCGCAATTTCCCGGCCTTCAATCGCTTCTCATGCTTCTGCGCATCCATAAGCTCCCGCTGATGGGGCTGGAGAAGACTGCCCACAAGGCGGTGGCGGACCGGGCCCGACAGCCGTTCATCCGGGAAGGGTTCGCCGACCGGCAGTACCGGCGAGACGGGACCTTGATGCCGCGCTCTGAGCCGGGGGCGGTGCTCGTCGACCCAGGTCAGGTGCGGGAACAAGTATTGCAGCTCGCCAGCAACGTCGACTCGATTTGCCTACATGGCGACACTCCGGATTGCCTCCCCTTTGCGGAGCTTGTCTATCGGACTTTGCTCGACGGGGGTTACGGGGTGGGCGCGTGA
- a CDS encoding DUF1015 domain-containing protein translates to MVAPPYDVLSPAERDDYAVRSPYNVVHVTLPESKPDDRSKYVKYARSAALLSEWRRDGILMREDVPVIYRYTQTFSLPHLGETYTRTSILVLLKTEPYERGVVLPHERTFPKHKEDRLRILEATRAHLESIFGLFEDPDARIHETIRNAPAGTSVEVTTEDGVHQVFEPISDPESIDTIVAMLGDRKLWIADGHHRYETAVAFREALGERDGEVPEDYLPIALCSMSDPGLVLLPTHRIVAKLPFGHDETLARLSTAFDIRETHSSRLFDALGHGQVEGRRTFGLAMEGGLGYVLTPKDEATLMEGVSSEESDRLRGLDVTVLHSLIFERLLGLTGLDQISYTRDPMEAIRAADQGAAASFLMNAPTVDDMRAIALGGERMPQKSTYYFPKVLSGLVMWSLNDF, encoded by the coding sequence CTGGTTGCTCCTCCCTATGACGTACTCTCCCCCGCTGAGCGGGATGACTACGCCGTGCGCAGTCCATATAACGTCGTACATGTAACTTTGCCGGAATCCAAGCCGGACGATCGGAGCAAGTACGTCAAATACGCGCGAAGCGCCGCGCTGCTCAGTGAGTGGCGTCGCGACGGCATATTGATGAGGGAAGACGTGCCGGTCATCTACCGGTACACCCAAACCTTCAGCCTTCCGCATCTAGGCGAGACGTACACGCGAACCTCGATCCTCGTGCTTTTGAAGACCGAGCCGTACGAGCGAGGGGTCGTTTTGCCCCACGAGCGGACGTTCCCGAAGCATAAGGAAGACCGTCTTCGCATCTTGGAGGCGACCCGCGCCCACCTCGAATCGATCTTCGGCTTATTCGAAGATCCGGACGCGCGAATTCACGAGACGATCCGTAACGCGCCCGCCGGTACTTCGGTCGAAGTGACCACGGAAGACGGCGTGCATCAAGTTTTCGAACCGATTTCGGATCCGGAGTCGATAGACACGATCGTCGCGATGCTTGGCGACCGGAAGCTTTGGATCGCCGACGGCCACCACCGGTACGAGACGGCGGTCGCCTTCCGCGAAGCGCTCGGCGAACGAGACGGCGAGGTTCCGGAGGATTATCTTCCGATCGCCCTTTGCTCCATGTCCGATCCTGGCCTCGTCCTGCTGCCAACCCACCGGATCGTCGCCAAGCTCCCGTTTGGTCACGACGAGACCTTGGCCCGGCTCTCCACGGCGTTCGACATTCGGGAGACGCACAGTAGCCGCCTCTTCGACGCATTAGGGCATGGCCAAGTGGAAGGACGGAGAACCTTCGGTCTGGCGATGGAAGGCGGCCTCGGCTACGTGCTTACGCCCAAGGATGAAGCGACCCTCATGGAAGGGGTCTCTTCCGAAGAAAGCGACCGTTTACGGGGACTGGACGTTACGGTTTTGCATTCTCTCATTTTTGAACGTCTTCTTGGATTGACGGGGCTGGACCAAATTTCTTACACTCGTGATCCAATGGAAGCAATTCGTGCCGCGGACCAGGGGGCGGCCGCATCGTTTCTCATGAACGCGCCGACGGTTGACGACATGCGAGCCATTGCCCTCGGGGGCGAGCGCATGCCGCAGAAGAGCACTTACTATTTCCCGAAGGTCCTCAGTGGCCTTGTGATGTGGAGCCTTAACGACTTCTAA
- a CDS encoding MBL fold metallo-hydrolase translates to MDIRLLGTAAADGIPGLFSDDEVSRYARENGGKDIRTRSGALVDGVIKIDLPPDTMGQLQRDRLNARDWSALVFTHSDDDHLAINEIQYALIPFTDLDHLPYTIYANAVVSQHIRARYPDWPLDLVETHSFETFRHGPYQITPIKATHIQEEDCHNLIVEREGKTLLYATDTGIWPEPTFEFLAGVKLDLLVIECTDGFCPSDYPGHLAIKDCIMVVNRLRAQGTLAPDAPVYTTHHSIRGKARHCDLERALLPHGIEPGYDGLKIDI, encoded by the coding sequence ATGGATATTCGCCTCCTGGGTACCGCTGCTGCGGACGGGATTCCTGGCCTCTTCAGCGATGACGAGGTGAGCCGTTACGCCCGCGAGAATGGCGGCAAAGATATCCGTACTCGCTCGGGCGCCCTCGTCGACGGGGTCATCAAGATCGACCTTCCGCCCGACACGATGGGGCAGTTGCAGCGCGACCGGCTAAACGCCCGGGACTGGAGCGCCCTCGTCTTCACGCACAGCGACGACGACCACCTGGCGATCAACGAGATCCAGTACGCCCTCATCCCTTTCACGGATCTGGACCACCTGCCGTACACGATCTACGCCAACGCCGTGGTCTCCCAACATATTCGGGCTCGATATCCTGACTGGCCGCTCGACCTGGTCGAAACCCACAGCTTCGAAACATTTCGGCATGGTCCCTATCAGATCACGCCGATCAAGGCGACGCACATCCAAGAAGAGGATTGCCACAACCTGATCGTGGAACGTGAGGGGAAGACGCTTCTCTATGCGACCGACACCGGAATTTGGCCGGAGCCCACGTTCGAGTTTTTGGCCGGAGTCAAACTCGATCTCCTCGTGATCGAGTGCACCGACGGGTTCTGCCCCTCGGATTATCCCGGCCATTTGGCGATCAAGGATTGCATCATGGTGGTCAACCGGTTGCGGGCGCAGGGGACACTTGCCCCGGACGCCCCGGTCTACACGACCCACCACTCGATCCGCGGCAAAGCCCGCCACTGCGACCTAGAGCGAGCCCTCCTCCCCCACGGCATCGAGCCCGGCTACGACGGCCTAAAGATCGACATCTAA
- a CDS encoding endonuclease domain-containing protein, with protein sequence MQRNAKNSERIETARTYRKEAGVSERIIWEFLRGRRIGFKFRRQHPIGPYILDFYCDEALLCVEVDGEQHALRAERDAKRDEYLLELGVLTYRLPSIGIFEETSQNMTEWLRQIGELCETKSGRRAFPGT encoded by the coding sequence ATGCAACGAAACGCTAAGAACTCCGAGAGAATCGAGACCGCGCGTACCTACCGCAAAGAAGCCGGGGTTTCGGAGCGAATCATCTGGGAGTTTCTACGCGGTCGACGTATCGGCTTTAAGTTCAGGCGCCAGCATCCAATCGGTCCGTACATCCTCGATTTCTACTGCGACGAGGCGCTTCTATGCGTCGAGGTCGATGGCGAGCAACATGCTCTTCGAGCGGAACGAGATGCCAAACGAGACGAGTATCTGCTGGAACTCGGGGTGCTAACGTACCGATTGCCTAGCATCGGCATCTTTGAGGAGACGAGCCAGAACATGACTGAGTGGCTTCGGCAAATCGGCGAGCTCTGCGAAACGAAGTCCGGCCGGCGGGCGTTTCCAGGTACGTGA
- a CDS encoding 5-oxoprolinase subunit B family protein: MKIEPLGDAAYLVRELEGPAYEIAAALNSRGLPGLTEAVASYDTLGLYVDPDQFDPSSFSTSLGIVAPRAGRSHEIPVCYELGVDLDEAAARLAIAPDELVKRHAEPSYRCYAVGFCPGFPYLGYLDDAIAGLPRRPSPRVRVEPGSVAITGRQTGIYPLPRPGGWWLIGRTPLKIVDPDTRYFPIEAGDEVRFVPISRDEFDEREGERL; encoded by the coding sequence ATGAAAATCGAGCCGCTGGGCGATGCGGCGTATTTGGTGAGGGAGTTAGAGGGGCCGGCGTACGAGATTGCGGCGGCGCTGAATTCGCGTGGGTTGCCGGGCCTTACAGAGGCGGTCGCCAGCTACGATACGCTCGGGCTTTACGTCGACCCCGACCAATTCGACCCTTCTTCGTTTTCGACCTCTCTCGGAATTGTCGCGCCGCGGGCGGGGCGAAGCCATGAAATTCCAGTTTGCTACGAATTGGGAGTCGACTTGGACGAAGCCGCCGCTCGGCTCGCGATCGCTCCCGACGAGCTCGTCAAGCGGCACGCCGAACCATCCTACCGATGTTACGCGGTCGGCTTCTGCCCTGGGTTTCCCTACCTGGGATACCTGGACGACGCGATCGCCGGTTTGCCCCGTCGCCCTTCGCCTCGGGTTCGAGTCGAGCCGGGTTCGGTAGCGATAACCGGGCGCCAAACCGGGATCTACCCCCTACCGAGGCCGGGGGGCTGGTGGCTCATCGGCCGAACTCCACTCAAGATCGTCGATCCGGACACACGGTATTTTCCGATCGAGGCGGGCGACGAGGTGCGGTTTGTGCCGATTAGCCGCGACGAGTTCGACGAGCGCGAGGGAGAGCGCCTTTGA